The following are encoded together in the Panicum virgatum strain AP13 chromosome 6K, P.virgatum_v5, whole genome shotgun sequence genome:
- the LOC120639277 gene encoding protein SENSITIVE TO PROTON RHIZOTOXICITY 2-like, whose product MIGGGANNNPYSFLQNHHHHQQQQLFHHALDGMGGGGGGFMEPPASDSADAHCHALLYNLSLLRDKVQQLQPLVGLEMEHDGPGGPVAAVSSAGTVIQEIITAASSMMYAFQQLCSHGGGAQSSTTANAAPGVMMSNNIAAAVGHAKNGGIADSTACGDHQQAAAVMQQQWQQHRGGYGYVDNRIDTKTSAAVVVAAAVPSSSQTAAVMAAGTSTIIELDAAELLAKYTHYCQVCGKGFKRDANLRMHMRAHGDEYKSSAALANPAKAAGDATAASSSSSRSYYSCPQEGCRWNRKHAKFQPLKSVICAKNHYKRSHCPKMYVCNRCNRKHFSVLSDLRTHEKHCGDHRWVCSCGTSFSRKDKLIGHLSLFVGHQAAVPLDRQAANGGKRSSLLSSSTSTTHLGT is encoded by the coding sequence ATGATCGGAGGAGGGGCGAACAACAATCCCTACAGCTTCCTTcagaaccaccaccaccaccagcagcagcagctgttccaccacGCCCTCgatggcatgggcggcggcggcggcgggttcatGGAGCCGCCGGCGTCCGATTCGGCCGACGCGCACTGCCACGCGCTGCTCTACAACCTTTCCTTGCTGAGGGACAAGGTGCAGCAGCTGCAGCCGCTCGTCGGCCTCGAGATGGAGCACGATGGGCCCGGGggccccgtcgccgccgtgtCCAGCGCCGGCACCGTCATCCAGGAGATcatcaccgccgcctcctcgatgATGTACGCCTTCCAGCAGCTTTGCAGTCACGGTGGCGGTGCTCAATCCTCTACCACCGCCAACGCGGCGCCGGGGGTTATGATGAGCAATAAtatcgccgccgccgttggccaTGCCAAGAACGGCGGCATAGCGGATAGTACTGCCTGCGGCGACCaccagcaggcggcggccgtcatGCAGCAGCAGTGGCAGCAGCACCGCGGCGGCTACGGCTACGTGGACAACCGTATCGACACCAAGACATCAGCCGCCGTCGTCGTTGCGGCGGCCGTGCCATCATCGTCGCAGACTGCGGCGGTCATGGCCGCCGGCACGAGCACGATCATAGAGCTGGACGCGGCGGAGCTGCTGGCCAAGTACACGCACTACTGCCAGGTGTGCGGCAAGGGGTTCAAGCGCGACGCCAACCTGCGGATGCACATGCGCGCGCACGGCGACGAGTACAAGAGCAGCGCGGCGCTAGCGAACCCGGCCAAGGCTGCCGGCGAcgccacggcggcgagcagcagcagcagcaggtcctACTACTCGTGCCCCCAGGAGGGGTGCCGGTGGAACCGGAAGCACGCCAAGTTCCAGCCGCTCAAGTCGGTGATCTGCGCCAAGAACCACTACAAGCGCAGCCACTGCCCCAAGATGTACGTCTGCAACCGCTGCAACCGCAAGCACTTCTCCGTGCTCTCCGACCTCCGCACGCACGAGAAGCACTGCGGCGACCACCGCTGGGTCTGCTCCTGCGGCACCTCCTTCTCCCGCAAGGACAAGCTCATCGGCCACCTCTCGCTCTTCGTCGGCCACCAGGCCGCCGTGCCGCTCGACAGGCAAGCCGCCAACGGCGGCAAGAGATCATCGCTACTGTCGTCGTCGACATCCACCACGCACTTGGGTACGTAA